In one window of Armatimonadota bacterium DNA:
- a CDS encoding cytochrome c3 family protein, which produces MLVLVCVTVLVQPATAAVRAGICLGCHGAPTAERAGAVEARKAAFVDELVLRSSVHSDLECADCHRDARTVPHAKRLSPVDCTRCHYVQPLPPLGVAEQAVSGLHERTADRGKLRSPACRDCHGDHNIRSPLNPPSLVSGTRAPATCGTCHEKARHDYEQSVHGTALQAGDRSVPSCPDCHVEHPRDAGRLPDVARGGVIATCIACHDDPGLQRRYALAGERFATYLGTYHGAATALGSSRMANCASCHEAHLILPSSDPRSSVNHANLPHTCGHCHPGAGANFPIGTVHLRPSPTQDRAVFWVKIAYQVFIAGLMLAFLAYIGLDLLARLRRRIAAGHRAARGEAEPEFERLTLAQRIQHWVLIATFLVLMFTGLPVMVPGAELSRSVVTLLGGAGARAIIHRVAALLLIGLTAFHLMYVLFSRRGYWEFRQLIPLPRDLLQLVHMLLFYSGLTETRPRFDRYNYIEKFEYLAVGWGSVVMITTGILLWSPVLTLAALPKWVMDVAVVAHGWEAIMAFLAIIIWHMYNVHFNPSVFPMSRIWLTGKIGLQELRENHPLEYERMIAHDSGNPAETQSPEPTGRSD; this is translated from the coding sequence ATGCTGGTCCTGGTGTGTGTCACCGTCCTCGTCCAGCCGGCGACGGCCGCGGTGCGCGCGGGGATATGTCTCGGCTGTCACGGCGCACCGACGGCAGAGCGGGCCGGGGCGGTCGAAGCGCGCAAAGCCGCGTTCGTTGATGAGCTTGTCCTGAGGTCATCGGTTCACAGTGACCTCGAATGCGCGGACTGCCACCGAGATGCGCGCACCGTGCCACATGCCAAGCGCCTGAGCCCAGTGGACTGCACGCGCTGCCATTACGTTCAGCCCTTGCCGCCGCTCGGCGTCGCCGAGCAAGCCGTCTCCGGCCTACACGAACGGACAGCGGACAGAGGCAAACTGCGCTCTCCAGCCTGCCGCGATTGTCATGGCGATCACAACATCAGATCTCCCCTGAATCCCCCGTCACTCGTGAGCGGCACGCGCGCGCCCGCGACCTGCGGCACGTGCCACGAGAAGGCGAGACACGATTACGAGCAGAGCGTCCACGGCACGGCGCTGCAAGCAGGGGATCGCAGCGTGCCATCGTGCCCGGACTGCCACGTGGAACATCCCCGGGACGCAGGGCGCCTGCCGGATGTCGCCCGCGGCGGCGTCATCGCGACGTGTATAGCGTGCCACGACGACCCGGGGCTTCAGCGCCGCTATGCCCTGGCGGGTGAGCGTTTCGCCACCTACTTGGGCACCTACCACGGCGCTGCGACGGCGCTCGGATCAAGCCGAATGGCAAACTGTGCAAGCTGCCACGAGGCGCACTTGATCCTGCCCTCGAGCGACCCCCGTTCGAGCGTGAACCACGCCAATCTGCCGCACACCTGCGGGCATTGCCATCCGGGCGCGGGGGCCAACTTCCCGATCGGCACGGTTCACCTGCGCCCATCCCCGACACAGGACCGCGCGGTGTTCTGGGTCAAGATCGCGTATCAGGTTTTCATCGCCGGGCTCATGCTGGCGTTCCTGGCGTACATCGGCCTCGACCTGCTGGCGCGGCTACGCCGGCGCATCGCCGCGGGCCACCGGGCTGCGCGCGGAGAAGCGGAGCCTGAGTTCGAGAGGCTCACCCTCGCCCAACGCATCCAGCACTGGGTGCTGATCGCGACGTTCCTGGTGCTCATGTTCACAGGTCTTCCCGTCATGGTGCCGGGTGCAGAGCTTTCCCGAAGCGTCGTCACGCTATTGGGCGGCGCGGGGGCGCGAGCCATCATCCACCGCGTGGCGGCTCTGCTGCTCATCGGGCTCACCGCGTTCCACCTCATGTACGTGCTCTTCTCTCGGCGGGGCTATTGGGAGTTCAGGCAGCTCATCCCGCTCCCCCGCGACCTGCTCCAACTTGTGCACATGCTCCTCTTCTACTCCGGCTTGACGGAGACGCGCCCCCGTTTCGACCGCTACAACTACATCGAGAAGTTCGAGTATCTTGCCGTGGGTTGGGGCTCAGTGGTCATGATCACGACCGGGATTCTCCTGTGGTCGCCAGTGCTCACTCTCGCAGCGCTTCCCAAGTGGGTGATGGACGTCGCCGTGGTCGCCCACGGCTGGGAGGCGATCATGGCCTTCCTGGCCATCATCATCTGGCACATGTATAACGTTCACTTCAACCCCTCGGTCTTCCCGATGAGCAGGATTTGGCTCACGGGGAAGATCGGCTTGCAGGAGCTGCGCGAGAATCACCCGCTGGAGTACGAGCGGATGATCGCGCATGACTCGGGAAACCCTGCCGAGACTCAATCGCCGGAGCCGACGGGCCGGTCCGACTAG
- a CDS encoding DmsE family decaheme c-type cytochrome: MPTSSRSVTTQLFGLAARQLDGFRRRPMWHLSRFGTIVVLALACRVCANAPAASERELPIPGIAAQCAQCHEDQTAAWAKTVHRRTVDAPQLADDREGCGGCHTGLAAHLEDPSATPADLKTLSRDQVGAMCLSCHKGGGQMMWGTTAHSRLPQACLSCHDPHGGEGRAMLRQSDPEVCSQCHPQQAAEMHLPSHHPVPEGKMECSDCHNSHGDINGSLAAESSSEMCYRCHAEKAGPFMYEHAPVTEDCTVCHKAHGAQNDRLLIVDEPMLCLQCHPGHHDGHRTPLVPLDTSEAGVAEAMTAIHGFYDKCTSCHPRIHGSDLPSGTDNGTFMPGRPASPLERTSSTSPAGPWALAGLAALPLDAAGAAWGFSDFELGSIDEEGSPTYVREYDGKNYEFPRWKLGVDQYAEGSDYHLRLRDPAAGDEAAEIYFGSPTVSGDIKYDVLTHRLPRFDDVEGPVDYPGNSIETTDLSNGRRDFEIERNVTEINLAARCPKLRNVRWLGRYWRESEHGTQQFTFLDRCTSCHKVQLEEPIERVTTEASAGVEIASDAAAVRYMHTEGRFKNRAPELAYDFDEARGSVYSGLAPLFGMSETETSADEVRLMLVPGSAVALSGLWSNKERDNLFNGYGLEVQTTGGGAGWRIAPDLKLTASFFNYEFDNGVSDGISRDRDTSNLVLRYTALPYSTLSVGFRRDDVDRSSHHDFVPRNSETTALSANLVTRHPSGASLNIRYRDASTDVEGNYDPAAAPAHFPARWITEPDDEELLSAVASYGLTSRLLGTLLYSKLDRAWTVNEPLLSVLRSDNDEITTKGAELYYSIDGRTRLTAGIYDQEGSMRSDVTYGADIYTLEDDLGNPIADFDFIDSHAAFDYNAQTVRLDASHWLTPRLRLFGRFNRTQSDGATVASNLGDYLDQDPDLDGVALTLNPFDITTKDKWFGVGYLVDPYTELVLSFQQREWVNEDNASQDGSYDLWRIGVRKKF; the protein is encoded by the coding sequence ATGCCAACTTCGAGTCGTAGCGTTACTACCCAGTTGTTCGGCCTCGCGGCCCGGCAGCTCGACGGCTTTCGCCGTCGCCCGATGTGGCACTTATCACGCTTCGGCACAATCGTTGTCCTGGCGCTGGCGTGTCGGGTTTGCGCCAACGCGCCGGCGGCGTCGGAGCGCGAGTTGCCGATTCCCGGCATCGCCGCGCAGTGCGCCCAGTGTCACGAGGACCAGACGGCGGCCTGGGCCAAGACGGTTCACCGGCGCACCGTGGATGCGCCTCAGTTGGCGGACGATCGCGAGGGCTGCGGCGGCTGTCACACCGGCTTGGCCGCGCATCTCGAGGATCCGTCCGCAACCCCGGCCGACCTGAAGACGCTTTCACGCGATCAAGTCGGCGCGATGTGCCTGTCGTGCCACAAGGGCGGCGGGCAGATGATGTGGGGAACCACGGCGCACTCCAGGCTGCCACAGGCATGTCTCTCCTGTCACGATCCGCACGGCGGCGAGGGCCGCGCGATGCTGAGGCAGAGCGACCCCGAGGTGTGCAGTCAATGCCATCCGCAGCAGGCGGCGGAGATGCACCTGCCCTCCCACCATCCGGTTCCCGAGGGCAAGATGGAATGCAGTGACTGCCATAACTCGCACGGCGATATCAATGGCAGCTTGGCGGCCGAGTCCAGTTCCGAGATGTGCTACCGGTGCCACGCGGAGAAGGCAGGGCCGTTCATGTACGAGCATGCGCCAGTGACGGAGGACTGCACCGTCTGCCACAAGGCGCACGGCGCGCAGAATGACCGCTTGCTCATCGTGGATGAGCCGATGCTGTGCCTGCAATGCCACCCGGGCCATCACGATGGCCACCGCACGCCCCTGGTGCCCCTCGATACCTCAGAAGCAGGGGTGGCTGAGGCGATGACCGCCATTCACGGCTTCTATGACAAGTGCACCAGCTGCCACCCGCGCATCCACGGCAGCGACTTGCCGTCCGGCACGGACAATGGCACCTTCATGCCCGGGCGGCCTGCTTCGCCGCTCGAGCGCACCAGCAGCACCTCCCCCGCCGGGCCGTGGGCGCTGGCGGGCCTGGCGGCGCTGCCGCTTGACGCCGCCGGCGCCGCGTGGGGCTTCAGCGACTTCGAGCTGGGCTCCATAGACGAGGAAGGTAGTCCGACCTACGTCCGCGAGTACGACGGCAAGAACTACGAGTTCCCGCGCTGGAAACTCGGCGTTGACCAGTATGCCGAGGGCAGCGACTACCACTTGCGCCTGCGTGATCCCGCCGCGGGTGACGAGGCGGCAGAGATATACTTCGGCAGCCCGACGGTGAGTGGCGACATCAAGTACGATGTCCTGACTCATCGCCTGCCGCGTTTTGACGATGTCGAAGGGCCGGTGGATTACCCCGGCAACAGCATTGAGACCACCGATCTCTCCAATGGTCGCCGCGACTTCGAGATCGAGCGCAACGTCACCGAGATCAACCTCGCCGCGCGCTGTCCCAAGTTGCGCAACGTGCGCTGGCTCGGCCGTTATTGGCGCGAGTCGGAGCACGGCACGCAGCAGTTCACCTTCCTCGACCGCTGCACGAGCTGTCACAAGGTTCAGCTTGAGGAGCCGATCGAGCGGGTGACCACCGAGGCGTCAGCCGGCGTGGAGATCGCCTCCGACGCGGCCGCCGTCCGTTACATGCACACTGAAGGCCGATTCAAGAATCGAGCCCCGGAGCTCGCGTACGACTTTGATGAAGCACGAGGCTCCGTTTACAGCGGCCTGGCACCGCTGTTCGGCATGTCCGAGACCGAAACCAGCGCCGACGAGGTACGCTTGATGTTGGTGCCGGGATCCGCCGTGGCGCTCAGCGGACTATGGAGCAACAAGGAGCGCGACAATCTGTTCAACGGCTACGGGCTCGAGGTCCAGACCACAGGAGGCGGCGCTGGCTGGCGCATCGCACCCGACCTGAAGCTGACCGCCAGCTTCTTCAACTATGAGTTCGACAACGGCGTGTCCGACGGCATCTCTCGCGATCGCGACACGTCGAACCTGGTGCTGCGCTACACCGCGTTGCCCTACTCGACACTGAGCGTTGGGTTCAGGCGCGACGACGTCGATCGCTCGAGTCACCACGACTTCGTGCCGCGCAATAGCGAGACCACCGCCCTGAGCGCCAATCTCGTCACGCGGCATCCGAGCGGCGCCAGTCTCAACATACGCTATCGCGACGCGAGCACCGATGTCGAGGGCAACTATGATCCCGCTGCGGCACCGGCGCACTTCCCAGCACGCTGGATCACCGAGCCCGACGACGAGGAACTGCTGTCGGCGGTTGCCAGCTACGGACTCACGTCTCGGCTGCTTGGCACGTTGCTCTACTCCAAGCTCGATCGCGCGTGGACGGTCAACGAGCCGCTGCTGAGCGTGTTGCGCAGCGACAACGACGAGATCACGACCAAGGGCGCGGAGTTGTATTACTCCATCGACGGGCGCACACGGCTGACGGCCGGCATCTACGATCAGGAAGGTAGCATGCGTTCGGACGTCACCTACGGCGCCGACATTTACACGCTCGAGGACGATCTGGGGAACCCCATTGCCGACTTCGACTTCATCGACTCGCACGCGGCGTTCGACTACAACGCGCAGACGGTTCGCCTTGATGCGTCGCACTGGCTCACGCCGCGGCTGCGGCTGTTCGGGCGCTTCAACCGCACTCAGAGCGACGGCGCAACCGTCGCCAGTAACCTCGGCGACTACCTGGATCAGGATCCGGACCTCGACGGCGTGGCGCTGACGCTCAACCCGTTTGATATCACGACGAAGGACAAGTGGTTCGGGGTCGGCTACTTGGTCGATCCGTACACGGAACTTGTGTTGAGCTTCCAGCAGCGCGAATGGGTGAACGAGGACAACGCGAGTCAGGACGGATCGTACGATCTGTGGCGCATCGGTGTGCGCAAGAAGTTCTGA
- the ccsB gene encoding c-type cytochrome biogenesis protein CcsB: MIEAEATFFKLCFGLYLAGALGYVLYAASRWERVGQLSTALAWLGLGANSAVLVARGIVAGRVPYVTMYEYLTAFAWAVAAIYLVLEWRYASARADLRPGGALALFIAVGLLGYASSLSPELKQAETLMPVLKSNWLIFHVFTAVVGYGAAGVATALAVLYLARNRWPGEKSWLRRLPSPPDLDQAVYRCIAFAFPFLALVNITGAIWAYDAWGRYWGWDPKETWSLITLLVYAFYLHARLRAGWRGVKVNVIAIVGFAVIMFTFIGVSFLAIFSESVHSYAGD; this comes from the coding sequence GTGATCGAGGCCGAGGCGACATTCTTCAAGCTCTGCTTCGGGCTGTATCTCGCAGGGGCGCTGGGCTACGTGCTCTACGCCGCTTCTCGGTGGGAGCGCGTTGGGCAGCTCTCCACGGCTCTCGCCTGGCTCGGGCTGGGGGCCAACTCTGCGGTGTTAGTGGCGCGCGGCATCGTCGCCGGCCGCGTTCCCTACGTCACGATGTACGAGTATCTGACGGCTTTCGCCTGGGCGGTGGCCGCGATATACCTCGTCCTGGAGTGGCGGTACGCCAGCGCGCGGGCGGACCTGCGCCCTGGCGGCGCGCTAGCGCTGTTCATCGCGGTGGGACTCCTCGGCTATGCGTCGAGCCTGTCGCCGGAGTTGAAGCAGGCGGAGACGCTGATGCCCGTGCTCAAGAGCAACTGGCTCATCTTCCATGTCTTCACCGCGGTCGTCGGATACGGGGCGGCGGGTGTGGCGACCGCGCTTGCGGTGCTTTACCTCGCCCGCAACCGGTGGCCTGGCGAGAAGTCGTGGCTGCGTCGCCTTCCCTCGCCCCCGGATCTCGACCAGGCGGTGTACCGCTGCATCGCGTTCGCGTTTCCGTTCCTGGCCCTGGTCAACATCACCGGCGCGATCTGGGCGTATGACGCGTGGGGGAGGTACTGGGGCTGGGATCCCAAGGAAACGTGGTCACTTATCACGTTGCTGGTGTACGCGTTCTACCTCCACGCGCGACTGCGAGCGGGGTGGCGGGGTGTGAAGGTCAACGTCATCGCCATCGTCGGCTTTGCCGTCATCATGTTCACGTTCATTGGCGTCAGCTTCCTGGCAATCTTTTCGGAGAGTGTGCACTCCTACGCCGGCGACTAG
- a CDS encoding cytochrome c biogenesis protein ResB: MGASPSGRNGRKGVWAWLYSPDLTLWLLGLLIAWMAVGTVVPQHARREVYERAFGQAFGGLIARSSLSGIYGSWWFIALFALLGVNLAACVVKRLGTLRRAKSAAAAAVTASQVRGQRAVAEFTAKLSLQDAAQRLTQVLRHRGYDVSVVDPGAGEAAALRARRGRARAWGPLVVHLGLLVLLVGAAYGRWPSLAFDQPADVRAGETHRVEIGDLSFGIRLLDAGIETTPEGAPSQYWAETQIVDGGKVVRDVRITPNHPLRYRGTNVVLNSLYPLSAPDYAVEVAKGDSVSYVPVVLDEHGHVDMMASVTHVEDPPWLAWVSDFRPASSQDELPAALVSVDESGAVSPDRRDVGWVSAGGIEYNGVHFELVEARGGKQVQLGVHRDLGIPLVWTGFGLMLVGSVLAFFVTRRDIVARLASGPGRGTTILLGASAVGFGPAPDRTVRSLQADLSASEEVDTA; the protein is encoded by the coding sequence ATGGGCGCTTCGCCGTCCGGCCGCAACGGGCGCAAAGGCGTTTGGGCCTGGCTCTACTCTCCCGATCTGACGCTGTGGCTGCTGGGCCTGCTCATCGCCTGGATGGCGGTCGGCACGGTCGTCCCCCAGCACGCCAGGCGCGAGGTTTACGAGCGGGCCTTCGGCCAAGCATTCGGCGGCTTGATCGCGCGCAGTTCCCTGAGCGGCATTTACGGTTCCTGGTGGTTCATCGCACTGTTCGCCCTGCTCGGAGTGAATCTCGCGGCGTGCGTGGTCAAGCGTCTCGGGACGCTGCGGCGGGCGAAATCCGCGGCAGCAGCGGCGGTCACCGCGTCCCAGGTGCGAGGGCAGCGCGCCGTCGCCGAGTTCACGGCGAAGCTATCCCTCCAGGACGCAGCGCAGCGACTGACGCAGGTCTTGCGCCACCGAGGGTATGACGTGTCGGTGGTCGACCCAGGCGCGGGGGAAGCCGCGGCGCTGCGCGCCCGGCGCGGCAGGGCTCGAGCGTGGGGGCCGCTTGTCGTGCATCTCGGGCTGCTCGTCCTACTCGTGGGGGCAGCGTACGGACGGTGGCCGTCCCTGGCTTTTGACCAGCCGGCCGACGTGCGGGCTGGCGAGACTCATCGCGTTGAGATCGGCGATCTGTCGTTCGGGATTCGCCTGCTGGACGCGGGCATCGAGACCACACCCGAAGGCGCACCATCCCAGTACTGGGCGGAGACGCAGATCGTGGACGGCGGCAAGGTGGTGCGCGATGTGAGGATCACGCCGAATCACCCGCTGCGCTATCGCGGCACCAATGTCGTATTGAACAGCCTGTATCCGCTCTCCGCTCCTGACTACGCGGTCGAGGTGGCGAAGGGTGACTCGGTGTCATACGTGCCGGTGGTGCTCGACGAGCACGGTCACGTGGATATGATGGCCAGCGTGACGCACGTGGAAGACCCGCCGTGGCTGGCGTGGGTGAGCGACTTCCGCCCTGCGTCGTCGCAGGACGAACTCCCTGCCGCGCTGGTTAGTGTGGACGAGAGCGGCGCGGTGAGTCCCGACCGGCGGGACGTAGGCTGGGTGAGTGCCGGAGGCATTGAGTACAACGGCGTGCATTTTGAACTGGTGGAGGCAAGGGGGGGCAAGCAGGTTCAACTGGGTGTCCATCGCGATCTCGGCATACCGCTGGTGTGGACCGGGTTCGGGCTGATGCTGGTGGGCTCCGTGCTGGCATTCTTCGTCACCCGCCGGGACATCGTCGCGAGGCTGGCTTCCGGGCCGGGGCGGGGGACGACGATACTACTGGGGGCGAGCGCGGTGGGATTCGGTCCCGCGCCCGACCGCACGGTGCGCTCGCTGCAGGCCGATTTGTCGGCTTCGGAGGAGGTGGATACGGCATGA
- a CDS encoding redox-sensing transcriptional repressor Rex: MSSCPVLEAGEEMECSLARNLAGKRGGRSLVEALLDLRSMRQGHSAADLPPRLMQRLPLYLVALHELSRDGVQRVAAAELGLRIGISAASVRKDLSAVGHWGRRGAGYSVDVLSENLRRAAGLAEPRHAAWLGCERLSRYPGVIEDFRSVGCIISAVFCDDGRHVGQEVGGLIVKPVRELPQSARSLGLTVAVIAPESDLAQEVAEIAASAGISSILNLTDRIVLPAQGATIEDVSPLRGLVSLLLRTPTADKSEVFAREAGRRDS; encoded by the coding sequence TTGAGTTCTTGCCCAGTCCTTGAAGCGGGCGAGGAGATGGAGTGCAGTCTCGCCCGGAATCTCGCCGGCAAGCGGGGCGGCAGGTCGTTGGTCGAGGCACTTCTTGACCTTAGGTCTATGCGGCAGGGGCATTCTGCCGCGGATCTGCCGCCCCGTCTTATGCAGCGCTTGCCGCTGTACCTCGTGGCGCTTCACGAGTTGAGTCGGGACGGCGTTCAGCGCGTGGCCGCCGCTGAACTTGGGCTGCGCATCGGCATCTCGGCGGCGTCGGTGCGCAAGGATCTGTCCGCGGTCGGCCACTGGGGCCGACGCGGCGCGGGCTATTCGGTCGACGTCTTAAGCGAGAACCTGCGCCGCGCCGCGGGCTTGGCCGAGCCGCGCCATGCGGCTTGGCTGGGGTGTGAGCGGTTGTCGCGCTACCCGGGTGTGATCGAGGACTTCCGTAGCGTCGGGTGCATAATCTCCGCCGTCTTCTGTGATGATGGTAGACATGTCGGACAGGAGGTAGGTGGGCTCATCGTGAAGCCTGTTCGCGAATTGCCGCAGTCGGCGCGCAGTCTGGGCCTCACCGTGGCGGTGATCGCGCCGGAGAGTGATCTCGCGCAGGAGGTTGCCGAGATCGCGGCGTCGGCAGGGATTAGCTCGATCCTGAATCTGACGGACCGGATTGTTCTGCCGGCGCAGGGCGCAACCATTGAGGACGTAAGTCCGTTGCGGGGGCTCGTGTCGCTGTTGCTGCGCACGCCGACGGCAGACAAATCTGAGGTCTTCGCCAGGGAAGCAGGTAGGCGCGATTCGTGA
- a CDS encoding glutamyl-tRNA reductase has translation MIRCIGISHRLTPVHRREKVAVAPDALSLMLQRARERLNAEECVILSTCNRTEISFVGDDTNDPQAVVLDLLQLGDSDRADIRASEVYALAGHDAATHLAEVAAGLDSLILGEHEIMGQVKAASRAARDCGCAGRVLTRLFDHALRAGKRARAETRIASGIFSVGHCAAHAAKEVLGDLRGKALLVIGAGRIAESTAKHLAHQGAAPVTVANRTLERAREVANRLGGTADTIANLPRLLTTADLVITCTSAPHFILEADEVRRAAAERAGQPLVVIDVSVPRDVDPKASSVAGVRLFNLDDLEPLVAENAKAREGEVKAARSIIAEEVQSFEEWRLRGDIAPLIRDMRRSVEAIRQTCLQQVRGKLGHLSSEDLEVVERLTDLLVKRLLHAPTKALRAHPDGEQFTLAAAVQELFELVEHDAAHTKASSDACRGATEDSHSVPGGSAHANFES, from the coding sequence GTGATTCGTTGCATTGGAATTAGCCACCGGCTGACGCCGGTTCATCGCCGAGAGAAGGTGGCCGTCGCTCCTGACGCCCTCTCGCTGATGCTTCAGCGCGCGCGCGAGCGCCTGAATGCCGAGGAGTGCGTTATCCTTTCCACGTGCAACCGCACTGAAATCTCCTTCGTCGGCGACGACACCAACGATCCCCAGGCGGTTGTGCTCGATCTCCTGCAGCTGGGCGATAGCGACCGCGCCGACATTCGCGCCAGTGAGGTCTATGCCCTTGCGGGCCACGATGCGGCCACCCATCTCGCCGAGGTCGCGGCAGGACTCGATTCCCTCATCCTGGGCGAGCACGAGATCATGGGTCAGGTCAAGGCTGCGTCCCGCGCCGCGCGCGACTGCGGGTGTGCCGGGCGCGTCTTGACCAGGCTGTTCGACCACGCTCTGCGCGCGGGCAAGCGCGCACGCGCGGAGACGCGCATCGCTTCCGGCATATTCTCGGTCGGCCACTGTGCGGCGCATGCTGCCAAGGAGGTGCTCGGTGATCTGAGAGGCAAGGCGCTGCTGGTGATTGGCGCCGGCCGCATCGCCGAATCCACCGCGAAGCACCTCGCGCACCAGGGGGCCGCACCTGTTACAGTGGCCAACCGTACCCTGGAGCGAGCCCGTGAAGTGGCAAACCGCCTCGGCGGCACCGCCGACACCATCGCCAACTTGCCCCGCCTGCTGACCACCGCGGATCTCGTCATCACGTGCACCTCGGCCCCTCACTTTATCCTCGAGGCCGATGAGGTGCGACGTGCGGCAGCGGAGCGCGCGGGACAGCCGCTGGTGGTGATAGATGTCAGCGTCCCTCGCGATGTCGACCCAAAGGCGAGTTCTGTCGCCGGGGTGCGCCTGTTCAATCTCGACGATCTGGAACCGTTAGTCGCCGAGAACGCTAAGGCACGCGAGGGCGAAGTCAAAGCCGCGCGCAGCATCATCGCGGAGGAAGTCCAGTCATTCGAGGAGTGGCGGCTGCGGGGCGATATCGCCCCGCTGATCCGCGATATGCGGCGCAGTGTCGAGGCAATCAGGCAAACGTGCCTGCAACAAGTCCGCGGCAAGCTTGGTCACCTGTCATCGGAGGACCTGGAAGTCGTGGAGCGGCTGACCGATCTGCTGGTCAAGCGATTGCTCCACGCGCCGACCAAGGCCCTGCGGGCTCACCCCGATGGCGAGCAATTCACGCTCGCGGCCGCAGTGCAGGAGCTGTTTGAACTCGTCGAGCACGACGCGGCACACACCAAGGCTTCAAGTGACGCTTGCCGGGGCGCCACTGAAGATAGTCACTCCGTCCCCGGAGGGAGCGCTCATGCCAACTTCGAGTCGTAG